The uncultured Cohaesibacter sp. genome window below encodes:
- a CDS encoding BA14K family protein gives MKLVYTVAVALILSAFGSLTLPSGSAYAFGPPPPGWGAPPPRPYWRRPPPRNYWRPPVRRWAPPPPPRWAPPPPRRIYRGPVGYCNIPACAASYRSFRAWDCSYQPYGGPRRRCRM, from the coding sequence ATGAAACTCGTCTACACGGTCGCCGTAGCATTGATCCTTTCCGCATTTGGCTCTCTGACCTTGCCATCCGGTTCGGCCTATGCCTTCGGTCCGCCACCCCCGGGTTGGGGCGCCCCTCCGCCGCGTCCGTACTGGAGGCGCCCACCACCAAGGAATTACTGGCGTCCACCAGTCAGGCGCTGGGCTCCACCGCCACCTCCACGCTGGGCTCCGCCACCACCACGCAGGATCTATCGTGGTCCGGTAGGCTATTGCAACATACCTGCATGTGCCGCAAGCTACAGAAGCTTCAGGGCATGGGATTGCTCGTATCAGCCATATGGTGGCCCGCGTCGTCGGTGCAGAATGTAG
- a CDS encoding DMT family transporter, producing MSETATLSSTDRPATISPGPSMSGKDMGLYAIMIIVWGTSWIAMAHQVAFVPAIITGIYRFALAAAVTFLWAVIGKYPLRFPLRAHLRMAMVGVFMFSSNFVMFYYAASHIASGLMAVIFSLASLFNMILSALFLGVRPSRQGLIGTVLGLCGIGLIFWPEIRASAGNDGVLLGLGFGLCGTLLFCTGNILSVSNRKFNIPLISANSWCMTYGTLWLIFLAFVLDVPFVMDWSGEYWIAMGWLVVMASVVAFWSYMTLLNSIGPAKAGYLTVLFPIVALILSTLFENYHWTMWGLVGLASIIAGNILVMRGGRRKGA from the coding sequence ATGAGTGAAACTGCCACCCTGTCGTCGACAGATCGTCCTGCGACCATTTCGCCCGGCCCGTCCATGTCGGGCAAGGACATGGGGCTCTACGCCATAATGATCATTGTCTGGGGAACGAGCTGGATCGCCATGGCGCACCAGGTGGCCTTTGTGCCCGCGATTATCACCGGCATCTACCGTTTTGCGCTGGCTGCAGCCGTCACGTTTCTCTGGGCCGTCATCGGCAAGTATCCGCTGCGTTTTCCGCTGCGCGCTCACTTGCGCATGGCGATGGTCGGCGTCTTCATGTTCTCGAGCAATTTCGTGATGTTCTATTACGCTGCCAGTCATATCGCTTCCGGGCTGATGGCAGTCATCTTCTCTCTTGCCAGTCTCTTCAACATGATTCTCAGTGCGCTGTTTCTGGGCGTCCGTCCTTCAAGACAGGGATTGATCGGCACAGTGCTGGGGCTTTGCGGTATCGGGCTGATCTTCTGGCCTGAAATCCGGGCAAGCGCGGGTAACGACGGTGTGCTGCTCGGCCTTGGCTTTGGCCTTTGTGGCACCTTGCTCTTCTGCACCGGCAACATCCTTTCGGTGTCCAACCGGAAGTTCAATATTCCCCTGATCAGCGCCAACAGCTGGTGCATGACCTATGGCACGCTATGGCTGATTTTTCTGGCCTTTGTCCTCGATGTTCCCTTCGTGATGGACTGGAGCGGTGAGTACTGGATAGCTATGGGCTGGCTGGTCGTGATGGCCTCTGTGGTTGCCTTTTGGAGCTACATGACCCTGCTCAATTCCATCGGGCCGGCGAAGGCTGGCTATCTGACGGTGCTCTTTCCCATCGTCGCCCTGATCTTGTCGACGCTGTTCGAGAATTATCATTGGACCATGTGGGGCCTTGTCGGGCTTGCCTCGATCATCGCCGGCAACATTCTGGTGATGAGAGGGGGCAGGCGCAAAGGCGCCTGA
- a CDS encoding LysR substrate-binding domain-containing protein — MNALLDLDQLRTFIAIAETGSFTKAAEQVNKTQSAVSMQMRRLEERVGQTIFVRDGRQSRVTDAGMRLLDFARRMLSLNAETIAAFSADAMSGTVRLGLPDDYAPRLLPTVLASFATTHPNIEIEVVCEQSSCIHRRIQEGRLDLGIVTHGDRTREKNGRIIRSEPLLWVSSAHHSVHCQSTIPLALGTKTCSWRAAATAALSRIGRKYRIAYVSSSAAAQTGAVMSGLAVSVLPESALTSDMRVLGEREGFPELHHCDIALLRSENAQERIHNALAAHIVNALDNVSGSNAIAAE, encoded by the coding sequence ATGAATGCCCTTCTTGATCTTGACCAGCTCAGGACCTTTATCGCCATCGCAGAAACCGGCAGCTTTACCAAGGCCGCCGAGCAGGTCAACAAGACACAGTCGGCGGTTTCCATGCAGATGCGCCGTCTGGAAGAGCGGGTCGGCCAGACCATTTTTGTGCGTGATGGGCGCCAGAGCCGGGTGACGGACGCCGGGATGCGGCTGTTGGACTTCGCCCGCCGCATGCTTTCGCTGAATGCCGAAACCATTGCTGCCTTCTCGGCCGATGCCATGTCGGGGACCGTCAGGCTGGGCCTGCCCGATGACTATGCGCCGCGTCTGTTGCCGACGGTGCTCGCCAGTTTTGCCACGACTCACCCCAACATCGAGATCGAGGTGGTATGCGAGCAAAGCTCCTGCATCCACCGACGCATTCAGGAAGGGCGGCTAGATCTGGGTATCGTTACCCATGGAGACCGGACACGGGAAAAGAACGGTCGCATCATTCGCTCCGAGCCACTGCTGTGGGTCTCTTCGGCGCATCATTCCGTTCACTGCCAGTCCACGATTCCGCTGGCTCTGGGCACCAAGACCTGCTCATGGCGGGCGGCGGCCACTGCTGCGTTGTCGCGGATCGGCCGGAAATACCGCATTGCCTATGTCAGTTCCTCCGCTGCCGCGCAGACCGGTGCGGTGATGTCGGGGCTGGCGGTTTCGGTGTTGCCGGAAAGCGCACTGACTTCGGACATGCGGGTGCTTGGCGAGCGGGAAGGCTTTCCCGAACTGCACCATTGCGACATCGCGCTGCTGAGATCCGAGAATGCTCAGGAGCGCATTCACAATGCCTTGGCGGCCCATATCGTCAACGCCCTCGACAACGTTTCGGGCAGCAACGCCATCGCCGCAGAATAG
- a CDS encoding DUF1127 domain-containing protein → MLTVILHSALASAVAGVARLVAAGATIARNRAALKSLAELDERTLADIGLTRSDVITASAQPLYRDPLLIDPFDARRRIHSRELDILARWYSPASDLEYPQPAEERTAAKQAPLCCDPKEA, encoded by the coding sequence ATGCTGACAGTCATTCTTCATTCTGCACTTGCATCTGCAGTTGCCGGCGTTGCTCGTCTCGTGGCAGCTGGCGCAACAATCGCACGCAATCGTGCGGCTCTGAAATCCCTTGCCGAACTGGATGAACGCACGTTGGCGGATATCGGTTTGACAAGAAGTGACGTGATCACCGCTTCGGCCCAGCCGCTCTATCGCGATCCGTTGCTGATCGACCCTTTCGATGCGCGCCGTCGCATCCATTCCCGCGAGCTGGACATCCTGGCGCGCTGGTACAGCCCGGCTTCGGACCTTGAGTATCCGCAACCGGCTGAAGAACGGACTGCAGCGAAACAAGCGCCGCTTTGCTGTGATCCGAAGGAAGCGTAA
- a CDS encoding LUD domain-containing protein, with protein MSKQHDNKAAKSAILGKIRRSLSAVGAVADPNRETARAEVLERLASKPVGIVPKRGEVGAYEKVAMFMDYAERVSSTTARIASYDDLPGAIADYLRAHNLPQSIITGSDPRLAAVNWQSEPQLERKLGPSDGTDLVGVNHALGGVAETGTSILASGPDNPTTINFLPENHIIVVHADDIAGNYESIHDRLRDLGGTAHMPRALNMITGPSRSGDIEQKIMLGAHGPRAVHVIVVG; from the coding sequence ATGAGCAAGCAACACGACAACAAGGCCGCCAAATCCGCCATTCTCGGCAAGATCCGGCGCTCGCTTTCCGCAGTCGGTGCCGTTGCGGACCCGAACCGCGAAACTGCCCGGGCGGAAGTGCTGGAGCGGCTTGCGTCAAAACCTGTGGGCATTGTGCCCAAACGGGGCGAGGTCGGCGCCTATGAGAAGGTCGCCATGTTCATGGACTATGCCGAGCGGGTCTCCTCGACCACGGCGCGCATTGCCTCCTACGACGATCTGCCCGGAGCGATTGCAGACTATCTTCGCGCCCACAATCTGCCGCAGTCGATCATCACCGGCTCGGACCCGCGGCTTGCGGCGGTCAACTGGCAGAGCGAGCCGCAACTTGAACGCAAACTCGGCCCGTCGGACGGAACGGACCTCGTCGGGGTGAACCATGCCCTTGGTGGCGTGGCGGAAACCGGCACGTCCATTCTGGCTTCCGGACCGGACAACCCCACGACCATCAATTTCCTGCCAGAGAACCACATTATCGTTGTCCATGCCGACGACATCGCCGGCAATTATGAAAGCATCCATGATCGCTTGCGGGATCTCGGCGGCACGGCCCACATGCCTCGTGCCCTCAACATGATCACCGGGCCATCCCGTTCGGGCGACATCGAACAGAAAATCATGCTCGGTGCCCACGGCCCGCGCGCGGTGCATGTCATCGTCGTCGGTTGA
- a CDS encoding LutB/LldF family L-lactate oxidation iron-sulfur protein, with translation MEITSPDFKKNASEALADATLQRALKNVELGFIGKRQDAVDALPEFEALRDLGRDIKTHCLKHLDVYLDEYEKKVTASGGHVHWAETAQDACEIVRDICRSVGARTMTKGKSMISEEMQLNAFLEKDGMEVTETDLGEYIIQLRGEHPSHIIAPAVHVTKEQVEADFRRAHTQLDPNRNLDDPVSLLGEARAVLREKYFAADVGITGANFLVAESGSSVIVTNEGNGDLTQTLSRVHIVLASIEKVIPTLNDLDVFLRLLARSATGQEQSVYTTISTGPRRAEDPDGPEQYHVVLLDNGRSEMLGTDFEEMLRCIRCGACINHCPVYHAVGGHSYGWVYPGPMGSVLTPSLIGVDKAGHLPNASTLCGRCESVCPMRIPLPKMLRHWREREYERHLNPTPQRWGLKGWAYFARRPRLYHQTMRFGMRLMKYLAPQTALMRRLPAAGGWTKHREFPAPEGKTFQQLWAERQASNGQTKGDAA, from the coding sequence ATGGAAATCACATCACCCGATTTCAAGAAGAACGCCAGCGAGGCACTGGCCGACGCCACCCTTCAACGTGCCCTCAAGAATGTGGAGCTTGGCTTCATCGGCAAACGGCAGGATGCGGTCGATGCCCTGCCGGAATTCGAGGCCCTGCGCGATCTCGGGCGGGACATCAAGACCCACTGCCTCAAGCATCTTGATGTCTATCTCGACGAATATGAGAAGAAGGTGACCGCCAGCGGTGGCCATGTCCATTGGGCCGAGACGGCTCAGGATGCCTGCGAAATCGTGCGCGATATCTGCCGGTCGGTTGGAGCCCGGACGATGACCAAGGGCAAGTCGATGATCTCGGAAGAAATGCAGCTCAATGCATTTCTCGAAAAGGACGGCATGGAGGTCACCGAAACCGACCTTGGCGAATATATCATCCAGTTGCGCGGCGAGCACCCCAGTCACATCATCGCCCCCGCCGTGCATGTGACCAAGGAGCAGGTCGAGGCCGACTTCCGCCGCGCCCACACCCAGCTTGACCCGAACCGCAACCTTGATGATCCGGTCTCGCTGCTTGGCGAGGCCCGGGCCGTGTTGCGCGAGAAATATTTCGCCGCCGACGTGGGCATCACCGGGGCGAACTTCCTTGTCGCCGAAAGCGGCTCGTCGGTCATCGTCACCAACGAGGGCAATGGCGACCTCACCCAGACCCTCAGTCGGGTGCATATCGTGCTGGCCTCGATCGAGAAGGTCATCCCGACTCTCAATGACCTCGACGTCTTTCTCAGGCTATTGGCCCGTTCGGCCACCGGGCAGGAACAGAGCGTCTATACCACCATTTCCACCGGCCCCCGCCGGGCAGAGGATCCGGACGGGCCGGAGCAGTATCATGTCGTGCTGCTGGACAATGGCCGCTCGGAAATGCTGGGCACGGACTTCGAGGAAATGCTGCGCTGCATCCGCTGTGGCGCCTGCATCAACCACTGTCCTGTCTATCACGCCGTTGGCGGCCACAGCTATGGTTGGGTCTATCCCGGCCCAATGGGGTCGGTGCTGACACCGTCGCTGATCGGGGTCGACAAGGCGGGTCATCTGCCCAATGCCTCGACGCTGTGCGGGCGCTGTGAGAGCGTCTGCCCGATGCGCATCCCGCTGCCCAAGATGCTGCGACACTGGCGCGAGCGGGAATATGAGCGTCACCTCAACCCCACCCCGCAACGCTGGGGCCTCAAGGGCTGGGCCTATTTTGCCCGTCGCCCGCGCCTCTATCACCAGACCATGCGCTTCGGCATGCGGCTGATGAAATATCTTGCGCCTCAGACCGCGCTCATGCGCCGGTTGCCTGCGGCTGGCGGCTGGACCAAGCATCGCGAGTTCCCGGCCCCTGAAGGCAAGACCTTCCAGCAGCTTTGGGCCGAACGGCAGGCCAGCAACGGACAGACCAAAGGAGATGCGGCATGA
- a CDS encoding (Fe-S)-binding protein — protein sequence MNQIEMNFASPAPKDTKGKRVGLFVTCLVDLFRPTVGFAAVKLLEDAGFELEVPRDQTCCGQPAYNSGDKDDAKALAKQVIKAFEGYDYIVAPSGSCTGMIRKHYPSLLAGEPEWADRAVAVADKTYELVSFLVDVAGIEKVSSHFTGTVTYHDSCSGLRELGIKDQPRKLLASVPGVDLKEMKDSDVCCGFGGTFSVKYPDISNAIVSKKTKTITDAGAGTLLAGDMGCLMNMAGKLKRDGSAIQVRHIAEVLADMADGPAIGEKSGR from the coding sequence ATGAACCAGATTGAAATGAATTTCGCCTCCCCTGCCCCGAAGGACACGAAAGGCAAGCGGGTCGGCCTGTTCGTCACCTGTCTTGTGGACCTGTTCCGCCCCACTGTCGGCTTTGCTGCGGTCAAGCTGCTGGAAGACGCCGGCTTCGAGCTGGAGGTTCCGCGGGACCAGACCTGCTGCGGGCAGCCCGCCTACAACTCGGGCGACAAGGACGATGCCAAGGCACTGGCCAAACAGGTGATCAAGGCCTTCGAGGGCTATGACTATATCGTCGCCCCGTCCGGATCCTGCACTGGCATGATCCGCAAGCACTATCCATCGTTGCTGGCTGGCGAACCGGAATGGGCCGATCGAGCCGTGGCGGTGGCGGACAAGACCTACGAGCTTGTGAGCTTTCTGGTCGATGTGGCCGGTATCGAAAAGGTTTCTTCCCATTTCACCGGAACGGTCACCTACCACGACAGCTGCTCGGGCCTGAGGGAACTCGGCATCAAGGACCAGCCGCGCAAGCTGCTGGCTTCGGTTCCCGGCGTTGACCTCAAGGAAATGAAGGACAGCGATGTGTGCTGCGGCTTTGGCGGCACCTTCAGCGTCAAATATCCCGACATCTCGAATGCCATCGTCAGCAAGAAGACCAAGACCATCACAGATGCCGGAGCCGGAACGTTGCTGGCGGGCGACATGGGGTGTCTCATGAACATGGCCGGCAAGCTCAAGCGCGACGGATCGGCCATTCAGGTGCGCCACATTGCCGAAGTGCTGGCCGACATGGCGGATGGCCCTGCCATCGGCGAGAAATCCGGACGCTAG
- a CDS encoding GNAT family N-acetyltransferase: MPDLSDAASTVSLRAAGPEDAAAIAALKVICWRAAYKGLMPEASLESLAADDETPHWHDWLMDGNAGLLAHLLWREGDLIGYGLAGPMRLGDRPEREIEADGELYALYIHPDEQRRGNGQMLLSSLIEAMKGRGYKSVGAWMIGGNLRAERFYLKLGAQEVGKRVEIHQGRIAYREKSWIWSDLPKLLARLTIRSV; this comes from the coding sequence ATGCCCGATTTGTCCGATGCAGCATCCACGGTTTCCCTTCGAGCCGCCGGACCTGAGGATGCTGCGGCCATCGCTGCGCTCAAGGTGATCTGCTGGCGTGCGGCCTACAAGGGGCTGATGCCCGAGGCGAGCCTTGAAAGCCTTGCCGCGGACGACGAAACCCCGCACTGGCATGACTGGCTGATGGACGGCAACGCCGGGCTTCTGGCCCATCTGCTCTGGAGGGAAGGAGACCTGATCGGCTACGGGTTGGCCGGGCCGATGCGGCTCGGAGATCGCCCTGAGCGGGAAATAGAAGCCGATGGAGAGCTTTACGCCCTCTATATCCATCCTGACGAGCAACGCAGGGGCAACGGACAGATGCTTCTCTCCTCGCTCATCGAGGCGATGAAGGGGCGGGGCTACAAGTCTGTCGGCGCCTGGATGATCGGAGGCAACCTGAGGGCGGAGCGGTTCTACCTCAAACTCGGCGCACAGGAAGTGGGCAAGCGGGTGGAAATCCATCAGGGCCGTATCGCATATCGCGAGAAGTCGTGGATCTGGAGCGATCTGCCAAAGCTTCTCGCCCGGCTGACGATCCGCTCGGTGTAG
- a CDS encoding cytochrome c family protein, with the protein MKRLVAVAGVFFLASTLGAFAEGDAAKGEKVFKKCKACHQIGEGAENKVGPLLTGVVGRPIGTVPDFKYSEGYIALGEQGVTWDDEKLMAYLLDPKDFLKGAGVEAKSKMTFKLKKEDEREDVIAYLKTFSAQ; encoded by the coding sequence ATGAAACGTTTGGTTGCTGTTGCCGGCGTATTTTTCCTTGCCTCCACCCTCGGAGCATTCGCAGAAGGCGATGCGGCAAAGGGTGAGAAGGTTTTCAAGAAGTGCAAGGCCTGCCATCAGATTGGTGAAGGCGCAGAGAACAAGGTTGGCCCGTTGCTCACCGGCGTTGTCGGTCGCCCGATCGGCACGGTTCCCGATTTCAAATATTCTGAAGGCTACATCGCGCTGGGTGAGCAGGGTGTCACCTGGGACGATGAAAAGCTGATGGCCTATCTTCTTGATCCGAAGGATTTCCTCAAGGGTGCCGGCGTCGAAGCCAAGTCCAAGATGACCTTCAAGCTGAAAAAGGAAGATGAGCGCGAAGACGTCATCGCCTATCTGAAGACCTTCTCGGCTCAGTAA
- a CDS encoding GGDEF domain-containing protein, translating into MDTGSTVPAEDLFPIYDDLNDGILIIDPTGRELYRNKAMERLPEHLENRLMGFIGVDECVCQKSREEKLVSRSQLEGWHFKCHSYGRNKLVLVKFDNRLGLRIKSLRSQFADAIRDGMPAASAAMKVLREHVNSRWIAIGVMDRALPGVTFDLAFDGDHLEANRFPNLVAQPDSKPCSHDVLLTSRLEDHFVNASELRALGIGHVVGMSLRNHRNDCVGYALLADEEEPHHMSHRVTLLKELAVLYGPYFEVSTAQQRVRKAVADANTDVVTGHGNRRALESFLQECLEEMHRELQEADVQTLFDIHAMRNSVVMLIDMDGFKRVNDSMGHGEGDRALRLVADSLQKIDKNSRVFRFGGDELVQVFPRAGTLDADELRVQINKVERALDKEGFKDLGLSFGIVHLFEGDGTYASLMTLADARMYHEKRLRSVAFV; encoded by the coding sequence ATGGACACTGGTTCGACTGTGCCGGCGGAGGATCTTTTTCCGATCTACGATGATCTGAATGACGGCATTCTCATCATTGATCCGACTGGCAGAGAACTTTACCGAAACAAGGCAATGGAGCGGTTACCGGAACATCTGGAAAACCGGCTGATGGGCTTTATCGGTGTGGATGAATGTGTCTGCCAGAAAAGCCGTGAAGAGAAACTCGTCTCCCGTTCGCAATTGGAAGGCTGGCATTTCAAATGTCACTCCTATGGTCGGAACAAGCTCGTCCTCGTCAAGTTTGATAATCGTCTGGGGCTGCGCATCAAGTCCCTGCGGTCCCAGTTCGCCGATGCGATTCGCGACGGCATGCCCGCAGCCTCTGCTGCGATGAAAGTGCTGCGCGAGCATGTGAACTCCCGCTGGATTGCCATCGGGGTGATGGATCGGGCGCTGCCCGGTGTTACCTTCGATCTGGCCTTCGATGGCGATCATCTGGAAGCCAACCGCTTTCCCAATCTGGTGGCGCAACCTGACAGTAAACCATGCAGCCATGATGTGCTGTTGACGTCCCGCCTCGAGGATCACTTTGTCAACGCCAGCGAATTGCGGGCGCTGGGCATCGGTCATGTGGTCGGCATGAGCCTGCGCAACCATCGCAATGACTGTGTTGGCTATGCCCTGCTGGCCGACGAGGAAGAACCGCACCACATGAGCCACAGGGTCACCCTGCTCAAGGAACTGGCTGTGCTCTATGGCCCATATTTTGAGGTCAGCACCGCCCAGCAACGCGTGCGCAAGGCTGTGGCCGATGCCAACACCGACGTCGTTACCGGCCATGGAAACCGGCGGGCGCTCGAGAGCTTTCTGCAGGAGTGTCTGGAGGAAATGCATCGCGAGTTGCAGGAGGCCGACGTTCAGACCCTGTTCGATATTCACGCCATGCGCAACTCGGTTGTCATGCTGATCGATATGGATGGTTTCAAGCGCGTCAATGACTCGATGGGACACGGCGAGGGCGACCGGGCTTTGCGGCTGGTTGCCGACAGTCTACAGAAGATCGACAAGAACAGTCGTGTCTTCCGCTTTGGTGGCGATGAGCTGGTACAGGTCTTCCCGCGTGCGGGCACATTGGATGCCGATGAACTTCGAGTTCAAATCAACAAGGTGGAGCGGGCACTGGACAAGGAGGGCTTCAAGGATTTGGGCCTCAGTTTCGGCATTGTCCATCTGTTCGAGGGAGATGGGACCTACGCCTCTCTGATGACCTTGGCTGATGCGCGCATGTATCACGAAAAGCGTCTGCGTTCCGTCGCCTTCGTCTAG
- a CDS encoding L,D-transpeptidase, producing the protein MKHLLISACTVALGLSSIAHPVSANSIRYAPPPPVMLSPDQIQPWVMQLRPGRTVARPVDERPLINRVASVPARPTYEASKKVAATRVRGVDPRFLPTVVDYDGAEKPGTIIINTNERYLYLVNNDGTARRYGVGVGRPGFEWAGTHRVSRKAEWPRWTPPAEMRARQPGLPESMEGGPRNPLGARALYLGSTLYRIHGSNEPWSIGHAVSSGCIRMRNEDVIDLYDRVPVGASVKVI; encoded by the coding sequence ATGAAGCATCTGCTTATTTCTGCCTGTACTGTTGCCTTGGGCCTTTCGAGCATTGCGCATCCGGTTTCGGCCAATTCGATACGCTATGCTCCGCCACCACCGGTGATGCTGAGCCCTGACCAGATCCAGCCGTGGGTCATGCAGTTGCGTCCCGGACGCACGGTTGCACGACCGGTGGACGAGCGCCCTCTGATCAACAGGGTCGCCTCCGTGCCGGCCAGACCAACCTATGAAGCATCAAAGAAAGTCGCAGCAACCCGCGTACGCGGCGTAGATCCTCGCTTCCTGCCGACCGTGGTCGATTATGACGGTGCGGAAAAGCCAGGCACGATCATCATCAATACCAACGAGCGCTATCTGTATCTGGTCAACAATGACGGAACAGCGCGGCGATATGGCGTTGGTGTTGGACGTCCCGGCTTCGAATGGGCCGGCACCCACAGGGTTTCCCGCAAGGCCGAATGGCCGCGCTGGACACCGCCAGCTGAAATGCGCGCCCGCCAGCCGGGCCTGCCCGAATCCATGGAAGGCGGTCCGCGCAACCCGCTTGGTGCCCGCGCCCTCTATCTGGGATCGACCCTTTATCGTATTCATGGTTCGAACGAGCCATGGTCTATCGGCCATGCTGTCAGCTCCGGCTGCATCCGCATGCGCAACGAAGACGTGATCGACCTTTACGATCGGGTGCCTGTTGGCGCATCGGTGAAGGTCATCTGA
- a CDS encoding DUF2927 domain-containing protein codes for MRRLANDPAGEKRPRAMQVALSALLCVLLLAFIVQPASAARLDDDEVANGFYKTVFGAEIEALSWGTQSKRVKKYVTPVKVWIENRARRNRLKTVRSFVESLPASIPGLQVRMANNSKDANFHIYVVDRDDYVRTVQEEVYNDQTMDVPGQCIVRVLSRRSGILRSDAVIVSDQGHSIFRRCMVEEILQGLGPVNDDKSLVHSVFNDETTFDYFTQFDRLILNMLYSPDLKPGMTLKQVKPMTTSLLRHARQATGLH; via the coding sequence ATGCGCAGACTGGCTAACGATCCGGCTGGTGAAAAACGCCCGCGTGCCATGCAAGTGGCGCTCTCTGCCCTGCTATGCGTGTTGTTGCTGGCTTTCATCGTCCAGCCAGCCTCGGCCGCGCGTCTTGATGATGATGAAGTGGCCAATGGATTCTACAAGACCGTGTTCGGCGCCGAAATCGAAGCCCTCAGTTGGGGAACGCAATCCAAGCGGGTCAAGAAATATGTCACCCCAGTCAAGGTCTGGATCGAAAACAGGGCTCGACGAAACAGGCTGAAGACCGTGCGCAGCTTTGTTGAAAGCCTGCCCGCCAGCATTCCGGGGCTACAGGTGCGCATGGCCAACAACAGCAAGGATGCCAATTTCCATATCTATGTGGTTGATCGGGATGATTATGTCCGCACGGTGCAGGAAGAGGTCTACAACGACCAGACCATGGACGTGCCGGGCCAGTGCATTGTCCGTGTCCTGTCGCGCCGGTCTGGCATCTTGCGCTCGGACGCGGTGATTGTTTCCGATCAGGGGCACTCTATATTCCGGCGCTGCATGGTCGAGGAGATCCTGCAGGGGCTGGGGCCTGTAAATGATGACAAGAGTCTCGTGCATTCGGTGTTCAATGACGAGACCACTTTCGACTATTTCACCCAGTTCGATCGCCTGATCCTCAACATGCTTTACAGTCCGGATCTGAAACCGGGCATGACGCTCAAGCAGGTCAAGCCAATGACGACCAGCCTGTTGCGCCACGCGCGGCAGGCAACCGGCCTGCACTGA